tttatatatttaaatatatttacatatatttaaatatttataaatagatataaatatatttaaaaatatatatatttagatatatataaatatatgtaaatatatgtatctaaatatttaaatatatatattttaaatatatttatatatatatatttacaaacatgtatttatatatatttaaatattttgatatataaataaatatatatgtaaatatatatctgaatatattaaatatatttacatatctattttaaatatatatgtaaatatatatattttttaatatatttagatatatatatttacaaacatatatttatatatttaaatatttagatatatataaataaatttaTATGTAAATTTATAtctgaatatattaaatatttaaatacatatttaaaatatatatttaaatatttagatatatgtttaaatatgtaaataaattacaaagcaaaaaaaaaagaagaagatgtgATGTGAGATGAGATGAGACTCCTACAGACTCTCCCAGTCAAAGTCGGGTAAATGCCGGTAAGGGAGACACACGGTCACCTTTAGCGTGGACGAACAGCACCCAGCAGAAGTGGAAGACCTCGGTCACGGTGCAGGGATGGCGTCTGCAGAATAATCATCCCACACATGAAGCACTGGACGTGAATAAAGCATCAGGATGTTAATGAACATACAGGATGTCAATGGGGGGGCACCTCTGCTTGCGGCTGCGATGGACTCGGGGGGGCTCCTCTGACGGGGCCCTGAAGATGGCTCTGAAGATGGGAACGTACTTCCTGAAGATGACGGCCGACACGGTGAAGTTCCTCTCCAGCTGATCCGTGCTGCGCCGGAAGTCCTGAGGCAGAGCGGCCATGTCCTGCCACTTCCTGATCTTACTGAAGAAGTCCAGGAGGCTGGGGGGTCAgaggacaggtgagacacacacacacacacacacacacacacacacacacacacacacacacacacacacacacacacacacacacctcatgttTGCACAGCGCAGGATCCTGCTGAGAGAGACATAGTTGCCCTCGCTCGTCCCCCTCCCCACGGTGGGGAGAGAGGCTCTGCAGGACACGAACAGAGAGCAGGCCAGCCACTGCTGCACACTGCCCTGGGGGGttgaaaaagcactttattaACATCACTACAGCACatctaatggctttgtatactgcagggtagctgctgagtttactccaggtggacTAAAGTCTGAGTTAAGGgtcattatatttaccatcagtaatcctaatctgcctagcaactaaaggagTTCAATACATGGAGTGGAGGAAAAGTACCGTTCACCTCTGAGCTGTAGAGGAGTACAACacttgcaggacttttacttgtatcagagtattcctactctctgAGTAATTCTCCTCTACCCGTGTAAagctttattattgttgttgttgttgttgttgttattgttgttgttattgttattgttagcTATGCCAGCAGCGCCACTGTAGATATGGCACCAGaaagcagcaacagcagaaTAATGAGTAATACAGATAAGAATGTCTGTTAATAAGCAGTTCTGAGGACCTCCAGAGTGTAGTTGGTGCTGATGTTCTGGTAGTTTCTCCATGCCTCGCTGCTCGCCTCCTCGTCCATGTTTAAAGCCCGACACAGATCCTCGAACCCGGATCGGGCTTTCTGCTCCTCCTCGCTCATTCTGAGGCTCTTCAAACAAACTTAATCGGTTAATATTACAGAAGCCGACGGCGACATTAAACCCGGACTGTGTTCAGGTTTATAAATCCCCGGTAACAGCGTTATTATTACGGCTCTGAGCGCAGGGTGGCCATTTAAAGGTCCTTTGACTGACAGCTACGCTACCGACGTAAGCAGAGCCACGGCGGGCTCAGGTGGCGTCACTTCGGTACGTACTGTCACAGAGAATACCGTACACAGCGTCTCTAAGCCCAGCCCCCTCAACGTGCGTAGCCGAGTGGAATGGGTGGGttgacctgtcaatcaaaatacTGTACTACTGACTCCGGTTGTTCATGTTTTCGAAAATGATCTTCAAAcctcttttctgttttcaaacctaCAATCATTCAACACTATTATTTCAGCTGTATTCACTTCTGAATATTAAATTCAGTCTTCGGTTCTTTTAGAAATACTGATTATTACGGCATTTGGTCAGGAGTTATAACAAGACTGATAACTCCAAAATACATCTATAtctaatttaaaatgtcattgttgCACACTGAATGTAAATACAATCCCACTGCTATTTTGTGTTCAGCTTTCTCTTTCAGCTTAAAGTGAAAACATTGGACTGTAAGGACATATTGACTCAAGAGGACATGGGACGACTATAAAGCTATAAAGACTTGGTCCTTCTGACCGTTTACTTCATATTACATGTATTCTTGTCAGAACAATCTAAttaaaattgaaatattaaaattggAATATTGACGAAATTACTTGTTATGCCTAAATATTCTGAGTTCAGTGGCTGAACTTTATTTTAGACAGTTATCTTATATTGAAAccaacatctgagtacttctactttactcaagtacaagatctgagtacttctactttactcaagaacaagatctgagtacttctactttactcaagtacaagatctgagtacttctactttactcaagtacaagatctgagtacttctactttactcaagtacaagatctgagtacttctactttactcaagtacaagatctgagtacttctactttactcaagtacaagatctgagtacttctactttactcaagtacaagatctgagtacttctactttactcaagtacaagatctgagtacttctactttactcaagtacaagacctgagtacttctactttactcaagtacaagatctgagtacttctactttactcaagtacaagacctgagtacttctactttactcaagtacaagacctgagtacttctactttactcaagtacaagatctgagtacttctactttactcaagtacaagatctgagtacttctactttactcaagtacaagatctgagtacttctactttactcaagtacaagatctgagtacttctactttactcaagtacaagatctgagtacttctacttttactcaagtacaagacctgagtacttctactttactgaagtacaagatctgagtacttctactttactcaagtacaagacctgagtacttctacttttactcaagtacaagacctgagtacttctactttactcaagtacaagatctgagtacttctacttttactcaagtacaagacctgagtacttctactttactgaagtacaagatctgagtacttctacttttactcaagtacaagatctgagtacttctactttactcaagtacaagacctgagtacttctacttttactcaagtacaagacctgagtacttctactttactgaagtacaagatctgagtacttctacttttactcaagtacaagacctgagtacttctactttactcaagtacaagatctgagtacttctactttactcaagtacaagacctgagtacttctactttactcaagtacaagacctgagtacttctactttactcaagtacaagacctgagtatttctactttactcaagtacaagatctgagtacttctacttttactcaagtacaagatctgagtacttctacttttactcaagtacaagatctgagtacttctactttactcaagtacaagatctgagtacttctactttactgaagtacaagacctgagtacttctacttttactcaagtacaagacctgagtacttctactttactcaagtacaagacctgagtacttctactttactcaagtacaagacctgagtacttctactttactcaagtacaagaactgagtacttctactttactcaagtacaagatctgagtacttctactttactcaagtacaagacctgagtacttctactttactcaagtacaagatctgagtacttctactttactcaagtacaagacctgagtacttctactttactcaagtacaagacctgagtacttctactttactcaagtacaagacctgagtacttctactttactcaagtacaagatctgagtacttctactttactcaagtacaagatctgagtacttctactttactcaagtacaagatctgagtacttccacttactcaagtacaagatctgagtacttctacttttactcaagtacaagacctgagtactccccccccccccccccccccctcagggtTTGTAGTGCAGGCGCTGTGTGTACATGTTCCCGCCTGTAGATGGCGGAACAGCGGAGTGATTTGCTAAACCTCCTCCAATGAAAGAAGAGCCACTTCCGGTCTCCAGCGGATGTTTTGTTGTGCAGCGGGAGATCCTGAGAAGATGGAGAACCTGGCGAACCCTTACAGAAGTAAGGTATTATAACTAGTTGGTAGGCGGATAAGGATTACTGATGGTGAATAtgatctcccttaaatcagactgtggTTCACCtacagtaaatccagcagctaccctgcagtatacaaagccattcaaactagctgcacctttaccagctctgagaagactttactgatcaatcattataaaacatatcagagatattattctgaaatggaccagtTTAAAGGATGGAGACTTGTCCCAGCAGAACcagtgtgattgacagctgtgtgTTCCTCTAGTGACGGACAGAGACATCACTCTGATGGTCCGGCTCCGGGCCTCAAACAGCGCTATCTTCACCGGCAGGAAGCACTCTGCCATGAGAGGCTGGAGGTGGGTCTGCTGTCAGGTCCAGATCCATGCTGTAGGAGCCACGAAGGCCCGGCAGGGGTCTTGGGTGTGGTAGATTTAAGAGGTTTTTGATTGAATATACTTTGGTGTTGGTCTATAGAATCAGAGTGCCTTTATCCGTCCCACAGAGCACATCTACAGGGTTAAAGCACagagccaaagatagcttaATTATTACTGATACACAGTTATTACAGATGTATTACAGACCCACAACTGAGTGTGGAGTTCAGTTTTGGTGCACATCCTGTGCATTAATCAGAAAGTGGCACGACATGTTTCTGAGTGGGGCAGCTGTCTGAACGCAGTACCAAAGGAGTTCCACATGAATGTGCAGGATATTCAATATACTGTGTGTGATGCTGCAGGGCCGTCGGGAGGGAGATGAGGTCGGGAGGGCTCTGTCACCACGGCAGCTGAAGAAGAAGTGGGACAACCTGAAGGAGAAGTACCGGGTGGGCCCAGCAGTTCTTGAGTAGAAGTCttagtactcagatctggaaCTCTAGTCCTCATTATCTCTGCTGTGTAGGCGCTGAAGAACCCTCCGGCGGGTCTGGAGAGCAGTATCCGTTCTTCGTCCTGGCGCTGGTTCTAGCTGATGGATGATGCGCTGAGCGGCCGCCTGGTCGGCCCCGGTATCAGCTGATcctgtgggaggaggaggaggaagacgaggtCATCCTTCACAATACACCAGCAGCGCCTTCTGGACCGAGTGTCGCCCAGACAGGAAGTCTGCAGGAggtcctgcagctctgcagactCCAGGCGGGACGCAGGTCGCAGGTCGCCTGCAGGGGTTCTTTCAGGAGACGAGGGGAGGTTCAAAGCGGCCAAATGTGAGCTGGGTGTGATGGAGATGGAGAGTCAACCCACGGTGCTGTACGCCACTTCAGTGTCCAACGGCACCAAAGAAACCACCAGCACCTCCTGCAGACCAGAGGACCACTGCtctctggaggagctgcagagggaggcgctgcagagggaggaggcgctgcagagggaggaggcgctgcagagggaggaggagctgcagagggaggaggagctgcagagggaggaggcgctgcagagggaggaggagctgcagagggaggaggcgctgcagagggaggaggagctgcagagggaggagatcCACAGAGAGCTGATGGCGTTGGAGAGAGACCGGGCCCGGCTGAACAGAGAGGTGGAGgcgctgcagagagagagggcggAGGTATTTCAGAACATTACATTCAGCTGACGCATTTCTCCACTCAGAGAGTCATAGCAGTGTGAACCCGGagagtgtcagtgtgagtgtgtgtgcagactcTCGGAGGTCCTTATACCAACGGGGGGCTCTTCCAGTATTCTGGGGCCAGTGTGTATGCATTCACAGACTGATTTGGGGGATCACTAAAGGTTCATCTTAATCCTaggtggagagagacagagcggCGGTGGAGAGGGACCGGGCGTTTCTGGACCGGGACAGAGCTTTCCTGGACCGGGACAGAGTGTTTCTGGACCGGGACAGAGTGTTTCTGGACCGGGACCGAGTGTTACTGGACCGGGACCGGGAGGATCTGGagaggcagagcagggaggGTCCGGTGGGGAATGAGGTGGTTCTGCAGACAGGTTTCTATCAGAGCCTGGGGGCTGCAGATGTGGATCCACAGCAGCAGCGGAGCAGGCAGAGGCTGCTGGGTCTGTTCCAGAGGCTGCTGGAGAAACTGTGAGGGACTGGGTCAGGGTTCGGCGAGCTTCACCTTCAGAAGAGACAGTATGGCCTGTGAACCCGGACATGTTGAGGACCCAAAGTCCTATGACATAAATGTAGAGTAGGGGTCTCCAGCTCATAGAAGCTGCCGGATCCTGACCTGCAGATGTTGAGACGTTCACACAGTTAGCATCAGCTGTGTTCATTAGCATTCATTAGCATTATAGCCTACGTGGACAATAGCTAAATAATGGCCTGGCAGATTTGGATAATGTCGGACCCGtttggaggttattgaggatgctgaatccattccTGACtatttcaggatcaaaaatatcagttttaacCAGAATGTGGCCATATCAGTTCTCCCTGTGGCTGATTTTGATTACCATGAGTAGAGTTGGATGTAGAGAGACCCAGAGGAACTTTATTAtctctactgtggacaattattttttttataaataagcaatctgtccaatccaaatgatgCAGAGCCCCATATAACTTAGAGAACAGGTATGGCCACTTCCTGGTTAAAACTGAcgtttttgatcctgaaaatgtcaggaATGGATGGTTGCTCATTAATGCAACTTAAGCTAATTGTGCAAACTACCCAACAATAATATTGTATATAGTTATGTATAAAAACGtttgtatataaaaaatgttgtttgttgcaTTTGTGAACTTAAAGATGGACAATAAGGAAATATGTTGAAAGTCTGTTATTTTTATCTGTTTATAAAATAAGAAGCCATTTCCACCTCTGGGGAGAAGTGAGAGTAAAGCGTGTTGGTTCTGTGAAGTTAAAAAGATCTGGAAATACTTTATCcatgaaacagagagagaaagcgcATCGGGTTGGACAGGATTCTGGGAGAGGAGGTAAGAGCGAcaagaaatacacttttattttgaatagttTGAACCTGTTGTACTGATGTAGTGACAGGGTGGCGCACACTCCGGAGCAGCagggggcgatagtgcaccCTCAAGTGGTTTGCGACCCAACATTTCCCCAGTGTTTATAGCTTTTCCAAATGAACGAAACGAAAATTATACAAAAAAGTAATTGCAAAAGTAATAAAGCCAAAcaattttacacatttctaaACAACTTAATTCCTGATTCACCACTCATTTTCTGTTTACCATGCGTTTTGAATTAATGTCATGAAATCTGGTGTTCTTTACTGGAATAATtgttcaaaaatacaaaaataaatacataatatcGGAGGAAGCAGAACACGCCCTCCCCAGATGTGGATCACGTGAGACGGCAGCTCTACGTGATGGGAATTCCAACCCCTTTCAAAGATTCGGTTCTT
Above is a genomic segment from Eleginops maclovinus isolate JMC-PN-2008 ecotype Puerto Natales chromosome 2, JC_Emac_rtc_rv5, whole genome shotgun sequence containing:
- the LOC134875128 gene encoding trichohyalin-like; this translates as MEMESQPTVLYATSVSNGTKETTSTSCRPEDHCSLEELQREALQREEALQREEALQREEELQREEELQREEALQREEELQREEALQREEELQREEIHRELMALERDRARLNREVEALQRERAEVERDRAAVERDRAFLDRDRAFLDRDRVFLDRDRVFLDRDRVLLDRDREDLERQSREGPVGNEVVLQTGFYQSLGAADVDPQQQRSRQRLLGLFQRLLEKL